The following proteins are encoded in a genomic region of Brachypodium distachyon strain Bd21 chromosome 1, Brachypodium_distachyon_v3.0, whole genome shotgun sequence:
- the LOC100846138 gene encoding 26S proteasome regulatory subunit 4 homolog, giving the protein MGQGTPGGMGKQGGLPGDRKPGDGNAGDKKDKKFEPPAAPSRVGRKQRRQKGPDVAARLPPVAPLSKCRLRLLKLDRVKDYLLMEEEFVVSQERLRPSEDKTEEDRSKVDDLRGTPMSVGSLEEIIDESHAIVSSSVGPEYYVSILSFVDKDQLEPGCSILMHNKVLSVVGILQDEVDPMVSVMKVEKAPLESYADIGGLDAQIQEIKEAVELPLTHPELYEDIGIRPPKGVILYGEPGTGKTLLAKAVANSTSATFLRVVGSELIQKYLGDGPKLVRELFRVADDLSPSIVFIDEIDAVGTKRYDAHSGGEREIQRTMLELLNQLDGFDSRGDVKVILATNRIESLDPALLRPGRIDRKIEFPLPDIKTRRRIFQIHTAKMTLAEDVNLEEFVMTKDEFSGADIKAICTEAGLLALRERRMKVTHADFKKAKEKVMFKKKEGVPEGLYM; this is encoded by the exons atgggaCAGGGCACTCCGGGCGGCATGGGCAAGCAGGGAGGTCTCCCCGGAGACCGCAAGCCGGGCGATGGCAACGCCGGTGATAAGAAGGACAAGAAGTTCGAGCCCCCCGCCGCACCGTCCCGCGTGGGGCGCAAGCAGCGGAGACAGAAGGGGCCGGACGTCGCGGCACGTCTGCCCCCAGTGGCGCCGCTCTCCAAgtgccgcctccgcctgctcAAGCTGGACCGCGTGAAGGACTATCTCCTCATGGAGGAAGAGTTCGTCGTGAGCCAGGAGCGGCTGCGCCCCAGCGAAGACAAGACGGAGGAGGACCGATCTAAGGTCGATGACCTCCGCGGGACCCCTATGAGCGTGGGCTCGCTCGAGGAGATCATCGACGAGAGCCACGCGATTGTCTCGTCGTCTGTTGGGCCCGAGTATTATGTCAGCATACTGTCGTTCGTCGACAAGGACCAGTTGGAGCCCGGATGCTCTATACTGATGCATAATAAG GTTCTCTCAGTGGTCGGAATTTTGCAAGATGAAGTTGATCCCATGGTTTCCGTTATGAAAGTTGAAAAGGCACCGTTGGAGTCTTATGCTGACATTGGTGGTTTGGACGCCCAAATTCAGGAGATCAAGGAGGCAGTCGAACTTCCTTTGACACATCCTGAGCTATACGAGGACATTGGAATCAGGCCTCCGAAGGGAGTCATATTATATGGGGAACCTGGAACAGGGAAAACTCTACTTGCAAAG GCTGTTGCTAATTCTACATCAGCAACATTCTTGCGTGTTGTTGGCAGTGAGTTGATCCAAAAGTACCTTGGTGATGGCCCCAAGCTTGTAAGAGAGCTGTTTAGGGTGGCTGATGATCTTTCTCCTTCAATTGTCTTTATTGATGAGATTGATGCAGTTGGAACAAAGAG GTATGATGCTCATTCAGGAGGTGAGCGTGAGATTCAGAGAACCATGTTGGAGTTGTTAAATCAGTTGGATGGTTTTGATTCAAGAGGAGATGTAAAAGTTATTCTAGCGACGAATCGCATTGAGAGCCTGGACCCAGCCTTGCTCCGACCAGGTCGAATAGACAGAAAGATTGAATTTCCTCTCCCAGATATTAAAACAAGGCGGCGTATCTTCCAG ATACACACAGCTAAGATGACACTAGCAGAAGATGTGAACCTGGAAGAGTTTGTGATGACCAAGGATGAGTTTTCTGGTGCTGATATCAAAGCAATATGCACTGAAGCTGGATTGCTTGCCTTAAGAGAGCGCAGGATGAAG GTGACACATGCTGACTTCAAGAAGGCCAAAGAGAAGGTCATGTTCAAGAAGAAGGAAGGTGTACCGGAGGGACTCTACATGTGA